From the Diospyros lotus cultivar Yz01 chromosome 13, ASM1463336v1, whole genome shotgun sequence genome, one window contains:
- the LOC127788595 gene encoding prolyl 4-hydroxylase 1 produces the protein MAASKMRIVFGLLTFVTIGMIIGALFQLAFLRRLEDSYGTEFPLSRRLYQSRNFGNRQLSTGVLPWANDKEAETLRFRYIKPEIISWSPRIILLHNFLSIEECDYLVAIAKPRLQISTVVDTKTGKGIKSDVRTSSGMFLSPEERMYPMVQAIEKRISVYSQVPVENGELIQVLRYEKNQFYRPHHDYFSDTFNLKRGGQRVATVLMYLSDNVEGGETYFPMAGSGECSCGGKIMKGLCVKPLKGDAVLFWSMGLDGQSDPKSIHGGCEVLSGEKWSATKWMRQSATS, from the exons atgGCTGCGAGTAAGATGCGAATTGTGTTCGGATTGCTTACATTCGTCACCATCGGCATGATTATAG GAGCTCTATTTCAATTGGCATTTCTCAGAAGGTTGGAAGATTCTTATG GCACTGAATTTCCTTTATCTAGAAGACTGTATCAAAGTCGGAATTTTGGCAATCGGCAGTTGTCCACAG GTGTTCTTCCTTGGGCTAATGACAAGGAAGCTGAAACTTTACGTTTTCGATAT ATCAAACCTGAAATAATTAGCTGGTCACCTCGAATTATTTTACTTCATAACTTTTTGAGTATCGAG GAATGTGATTATCTTGTAGCAATTGCGAAGCCTCGTCTTCAGATTTCCACTGTAGTGGATACAAAAACTGGGAAG GGAATCAAAAGTGATGTTAGGACGAGCTCTGGTATGTTTTTGAGCCCTGAAGAAAGGATGTACCCAATGGTACAG GCAATTGAAAAACGAATTTCTGTCTATTCACAAGTACCAGTAGAAAATGGGGAGCTTATCCAAGTTTTAAG GTAtgaaaaaaatcagttttacAGACCTCACCATGACTACTTTTCAGATACT TTCAATTTGAAACGTGGTGGGCAACGAGTAGCTACAGTGCTCATGTACTTGAGTGACAACGTTGAGGGAGGAGAAACATACTTTCCCATG GCTGGTTCAGGTGAATGCAGTTGTGGTGGGAAAATAATGAAAGGGTTGTGTGTAAAACCTCTTAAAGGAGATGCAGTGCTTTTCTGGAGCATG GGCCTAGACGGGCAGTCGGACCCAAAAAGTATTCATGGAGGCTGTGAAGTACTGTCAGGAGAGAAATGGTCGGCTACAAAATGGATGAGGCAGAGCGCTACTTCCTGA